From the Spiroplasma alleghenense genome, one window contains:
- the lpdA gene encoding dihydrolipoyl dehydrogenase, translating into MKEYDLAIIGAGPGGYVAAIKAAQHGLKTLIIEKEYYGGVCLNVGCIPTKALLKSTSVYNTMKNAEKYGIIVDKESVRPDWTAMMKRKESVIKQLVTGVETLIKKNKVDRIDGNAEIIDNNNLTVNKETIKFKNLIIATGSSANELTLPGFAEAKKAGTLITSTEALSLKEIPKKIVIIGGGVIGIEFSSLFRRLGTEVTILQGLDTILEILDKDISKEMTRKLLTRPNVKIETSIQIIKIEGKKIFFKDKSGEEKSVEFDYVLQSVGRRPVLPNFGNAKVKLTERGAIDINDYCQTSIPNIYAIGDVTGKIMLAHVASNQAEVAVSNIVGTPTKMNYNYMPSCIYTSPEVAAVGLTEEQVKKDNIPYKAFKFPLVANGKSIADGNTDGFVKVIIDPKYGQILGAHIIASTATDMISEITTLMVAEGTIAELAKSVHPHPTVSEAIMEVAIALQDKPLHL; encoded by the coding sequence ATGAAAGAGTATGATTTAGCGATAATTGGAGCTGGCCCAGGTGGATATGTAGCTGCGATTAAGGCAGCTCAACACGGTTTAAAGACTTTGATAATCGAAAAAGAGTATTATGGTGGTGTTTGTCTAAATGTTGGTTGTATCCCCACAAAGGCTTTGCTAAAAAGCACAAGTGTTTATAACACAATGAAAAATGCTGAGAAATACGGAATAATCGTTGATAAAGAATCAGTTCGACCAGATTGAACAGCAATGATGAAAAGAAAAGAGTCAGTTATTAAGCAATTGGTTACTGGAGTTGAAACTTTAATTAAAAAAAATAAGGTTGATCGAATTGATGGAAATGCAGAAATTATTGATAACAATAATTTGACTGTTAATAAGGAAACAATTAAATTCAAAAACTTAATTATTGCTACTGGAAGTAGTGCTAATGAACTAACTTTACCAGGTTTTGCTGAAGCCAAAAAAGCAGGAACATTAATAACTTCAACTGAAGCTTTAAGTTTAAAAGAGATTCCTAAAAAAATCGTAATTATTGGGGGAGGGGTAATTGGAATTGAATTTTCTTCATTATTCCGCCGTCTAGGAACTGAGGTTACAATTCTACAAGGTCTAGATACAATCTTAGAAATTTTGGATAAAGATATTTCAAAAGAAATGACTAGAAAATTACTAACTCGTCCAAATGTTAAAATTGAAACCAGTATTCAAATCATTAAAATTGAAGGTAAAAAAATATTCTTTAAAGATAAGTCTGGAGAAGAAAAAAGTGTTGAGTTTGATTATGTCTTACAATCAGTTGGACGTCGCCCAGTATTGCCAAATTTTGGAAACGCCAAAGTTAAATTAACAGAAAGAGGAGCTATTGATATTAATGACTACTGTCAAACTTCAATTCCCAATATTTATGCCATTGGAGATGTAACAGGAAAAATCATGTTAGCTCACGTAGCTTCAAATCAAGCTGAAGTAGCAGTTTCAAATATTGTTGGAACTCCTACAAAAATGAACTATAATTACATGCCTTCTTGTATTTATACTTCCCCAGAAGTGGCCGCAGTTGGTTTAACTGAAGAACAAGTGAAAAAAGACAATATTCCTTATAAAGCTTTTAAATTCCCCTTGGTTGCTAATGGTAAATCAATTGCTGATGGAAATACCGATGGTTTTGTTAAAGTCATAATCGACCCTAAATACGGTCAAATTTTAGGAGCTCATATCATTGCCTCAACAGCAACAGATATGATTTCTGAAATCACCACTTTAATGGTGGCAGAGGGAACAATTGCTGAACTAGCAAAATCAGTTCACCCCCACCCAACAGTGAGTGAAGCTATTATGGAAGTGGCTATTGCTTTGCAAGATAAGCCCTTGCACTTATAA
- a CDS encoding inorganic diphosphatase, producing MSNNVIEMIVEIPKGSSNKYEYDSLTGRISLDRVLYGANFYPGEYGFIENTLDWDGDPLDVISLVTYPTLPGVAVKVRILGSIKMIDNGEIDTKLFGVFNDDPRFATYQKLEDVPQHLKDEIENFFLQYKALQKKSVRIDGWGDLKHAQQEIKECQERYKKYEKQLAKPNGKEEIMAEWKAKGLGQA from the coding sequence ATGAGTAATAATGTTATTGAAATGATTGTTGAAATACCAAAAGGTAGCAGCAATAAATATGAGTATGATAGTTTAACTGGAAGAATCAGTTTGGACCGTGTATTATATGGCGCTAACTTCTATCCAGGAGAATATGGTTTCATCGAAAATACTTTGGACTGAGATGGAGATCCTTTGGATGTTATTAGTCTAGTTACTTATCCAACTTTACCAGGAGTTGCTGTTAAAGTTAGAATCTTGGGAAGTATTAAAATGATTGACAACGGAGAAATTGATACAAAATTATTTGGAGTTTTTAACGATGATCCTAGATTTGCCACATATCAAAAATTAGAGGATGTTCCTCAACATTTAAAAGATGAAATTGAAAACTTTTTCTTGCAATATAAAGCACTGCAAAAAAAATCAGTTCGAATTGATGGTTGAGGCGATTTAAAACATGCTCAACAAGAAATTAAAGAGTGTCAAGAAAGATACAAAAAATATGAAAAACAATTAGCAAAACCAAACGGTAAAGAAGAAATAATGGCCGAATGAAAAGCTAAAGGTTTAGGTCAAGCATAA
- a CDS encoding FAD-dependent oxidoreductase — MKTIIIGTNHTGTTAARTLRRTNKSMEIVTYDKNDNISFLGCGIALWVKGDVKDEKQLFYASPEILESENIKVKMRHEMIELNEAKKTVRIKNLETGEIFDDNYDKLIIANGSWPIIPPIEGIDLEGVNVVKIFQHGQKIHKANNDKSVKKIAVVGAGYIGIELVDAFAANGKDVTLIDVADRIMPRYYDHQFTDLVETDMKKAGVKLHLNEGVKKFNGKDGKVTEVVTDKGTYPVDMVIWAVGFRPETPMFKGKIDLAPNGAIITNEFMQTSNKDIYAIGDSVEVLNYASGKKSYLALATTAVRTGIIAALNITNGNKLPSSGFAGANGISVFGWNLAGVGMSETACKAEKVDYDSIMFTDNDRPEFMETYNQVWIKIIWEKKSRRIIGAQIGSLANHTEVMYMFSLAIQKGLTIDELPLVDIFFLPHFNKPYNFITLAGLEVLGLNYFKK; from the coding sequence ATGAAGACTATTATTATCGGTACTAATCATACCGGAACTACAGCAGCTAGAACGCTAAGAAGAACTAACAAATCAATGGAAATTGTCACTTATGACAAAAATGACAACATTTCTTTCTTAGGTTGTGGAATCGCTTTATGAGTAAAAGGTGATGTTAAGGATGAAAAACAACTATTTTATGCTTCACCTGAAATTTTAGAATCAGAAAATATTAAAGTTAAAATGCGTCATGAAATGATTGAATTAAATGAAGCTAAAAAAACTGTGCGTATTAAAAACTTAGAGACTGGGGAAATCTTTGATGATAACTACGATAAGTTAATTATTGCCAACGGAAGTTGACCAATTATCCCCCCAATTGAAGGAATCGACTTAGAGGGAGTTAATGTTGTCAAAATTTTCCAACATGGGCAAAAAATCCACAAAGCAAATAATGACAAAAGTGTTAAGAAAATTGCTGTTGTTGGAGCTGGTTACATTGGAATTGAATTAGTGGATGCTTTTGCTGCCAATGGTAAAGATGTCACTTTAATTGATGTTGCTGACAGAATTATGCCAAGGTACTACGATCACCAATTTACTGATTTAGTGGAAACTGATATGAAAAAAGCAGGAGTTAAACTCCATTTAAATGAAGGAGTTAAAAAATTCAACGGAAAAGATGGAAAAGTAACAGAAGTCGTAACTGATAAAGGCACTTATCCAGTTGATATGGTAATTTGAGCGGTTGGATTTAGACCCGAAACCCCAATGTTTAAAGGTAAAATCGATTTAGCCCCAAATGGAGCTATTATTACTAATGAATTCATGCAAACTTCAAATAAAGATATTTATGCAATTGGGGACAGTGTGGAAGTATTAAACTATGCTTCTGGTAAAAAATCTTATCTAGCACTAGCTACCACAGCAGTAAGAACTGGAATTATTGCTGCACTAAATATTACTAATGGCAACAAATTACCTTCAAGTGGATTTGCTGGTGCTAATGGAATCTCAGTCTTTGGTTGAAACCTTGCTGGGGTTGGAATGAGCGAAACTGCCTGTAAAGCAGAAAAAGTTGATTACGACTCAATTATGTTCACCGATAATGATCGCCCTGAATTTATGGAAACTTATAACCAAGTTTGAATCAAAATTATTTGAGAGAAAAAATCTCGTCGTATCATTGGAGCTCAAATCGGTTCATTAGCAAACCATACCGAGGTTATGTACATGTTTTCATTAGCAATTCAAAAAGGTTTAACCATTGATGAATTACCATTGGTTGATATTTTCTTCTTACCTCACTTTAATAAGCCATACAACTTTATTACTCTAGCCGGTCTTGAAGTATTGGGATTAAATTACTTTAAAAAATAA
- a CDS encoding Pr6Pr family membrane protein, which produces MEFKKFYQSLKFYFCFLSGLLVSLTLIISYLYGLINISEIRSSNGLTQIWKLDSRINGLIIFDREGYTINFLFYFTTQINILISCALFYLAFYQNEFNNKFYLTRKVYTGICVYAFLMLFIFWTFLIPDKIKLSAWEIVKQIVIHLIGPVCLIFATLYWFKSYEFVRHKIFFKKDLWKIYIYPIIYLILTLIRGEFRYLANKPLQTQYPYFFLHIHSKRPIKEIELAGWEWLLIIVTIIIILLPIFSHLLNFLLNKINHKSKVK; this is translated from the coding sequence ATGGAATTTAAAAAATTTTATCAATCATTGAAATTTTACTTTTGCTTCTTATCGGGGTTATTAGTTTCTCTAACTTTAATAATAAGTTATTTGTATGGTCTAATTAACATTAGCGAAATCAGATCTTCTAATGGATTAACTCAAATCTGAAAATTAGACTCCAGAATTAATGGTTTGATAATTTTTGATCGAGAAGGCTACACAATAAACTTCCTTTTCTACTTCACCACACAGATTAACATTTTAATTTCCTGCGCTTTATTTTATCTGGCTTTTTATCAAAACGAATTTAACAATAAATTTTATTTAACAAGAAAAGTTTATACCGGAATTTGTGTTTATGCATTTTTAATGCTTTTCATTTTTTGAACATTTTTAATTCCTGATAAGATTAAACTATCTGCGTGAGAAATTGTTAAACAGATTGTTATTCATTTAATTGGTCCAGTTTGTCTAATTTTTGCAACTCTTTATTGATTTAAAAGTTATGAGTTCGTTAGACATAAAATTTTTTTCAAAAAAGATTTGTGAAAAATTTATATTTATCCAATAATTTACTTAATTTTGACATTAATAAGAGGTGAGTTTCGCTATCTGGCCAATAAACCATTACAAACACAATATCCATATTTCTTCCTTCATATTCACTCCAAGAGACCAATTAAAGAAATTGAGTTAGCTGGATGAGAGTGGTTGCTAATTATTGTAACCATCATAATAATACTATTGCCAATATTTAGCCATTTGCTTAATTTTTTGCTCAATAAAATTAATCACAAATCAAAAGTTAAGTAA
- a CDS encoding alpha-ketoacid dehydrogenase subunit beta, producing the protein MPAFNNIQALNHALELAMIKHENIVIYGEDAGFEGGVFRATVGLQEKFGEARVFDAPIAEATLAGQAIGMSVAGMRPIVEMQFEGFSYPALQNIFTHIARFRNRTRGRWTCPLVIRMPMGGGIRALEHHSEAVEAMFAHCPGLTVVIPSTPFDTKGLLLAAVESNDPVIFLEPTKIYRAFKQEIPEEYYTLPLGEAYKIQEGNDLTVVTYGAQVVDCEKAIEAYKIENPNASVELIDLRTIQPWDKKTIVESVKKTGRLLVVHEAVRSFSVSSEIITSVQSECFEFLKAPCARVTGYDIMIPFDAAEYFHQPNVNKIIDKMRESIEFKF; encoded by the coding sequence ATGCCAGCATTTAATAATATTCAAGCTTTAAATCATGCTTTAGAATTAGCAATGATCAAACACGAAAACATCGTAATTTACGGAGAAGATGCCGGTTTTGAAGGTGGAGTTTTCCGTGCCACTGTTGGTCTGCAAGAAAAATTTGGAGAAGCCAGAGTTTTTGATGCTCCAATCGCAGAAGCTACACTAGCAGGACAAGCAATCGGAATGAGTGTCGCAGGAATGCGTCCAATTGTAGAAATGCAATTTGAAGGGTTTTCTTACCCAGCTTTACAAAATATTTTTACTCACATTGCCAGATTTAGAAATAGAACTCGTGGTCGTTGAACATGTCCACTAGTTATTCGTATGCCAATGGGAGGTGGAATTAGAGCCTTAGAACACCATTCAGAGGCTGTAGAAGCAATGTTTGCTCATTGTCCTGGTTTAACAGTAGTAATTCCTTCAACCCCATTTGATACCAAAGGTTTATTACTAGCTGCAGTTGAGTCAAATGACCCGGTAATTTTTTTAGAACCAACTAAAATTTATCGAGCATTTAAACAAGAAATACCAGAAGAATATTATACTCTTCCCCTGGGAGAAGCCTACAAAATTCAAGAAGGAAACGATTTGACAGTTGTAACTTACGGTGCTCAGGTGGTTGATTGTGAAAAAGCAATCGAAGCTTACAAAATTGAGAACCCAAATGCTTCAGTTGAATTAATTGATTTAAGAACTATTCAACCTTGAGATAAAAAAACTATTGTAGAATCAGTTAAAAAAACCGGAAGATTATTAGTAGTTCATGAAGCCGTTAGATCATTCTCGGTTTCATCAGAAATTATCACCAGTGTTCAAAGTGAATGTTTTGAATTTTTAAAAGCACCTTGCGCTAGAGTAACTGGTTATGACATTATGATACCATTTGATGCTGCTGAATACTTTCACCAGCCTAATGTAAATAAAATAATTGATAAGATGAGAGAGTCAATCGAATTTAAATTTTAA
- a CDS encoding ferredoxin, translated as MDKKRTWIDQSICIGCQACVEIDESDILFMDDNGLAQAKPNDAKLVESQMVCPTGAVNIDEN; from the coding sequence ATGGATAAAAAAAGAACTTGAATTGACCAATCAATCTGTATTGGTTGTCAAGCATGTGTGGAAATTGATGAATCAGACATCTTATTCATGGATGATAACGGCTTAGCCCAGGCAAAACCAAATGATGCTAAATTAGTTGAATCACAAATGGTTTGCCCAACTGGTGCTGTAAATATTGATGAGAATTAA
- the cmk gene encoding (d)CMP kinase translates to MKKINIAVDGPAGSGKSATMKIVAEKLNYHFFDTGLMYRAYTWFCNQKKLDFNNDKLLVNSLKDFDFKINQDQVLVNGVDVSKELSSNDIIKNINKITVNPEIRRWMVQEQRNLSQGKGFVVVGRDIGSVVLKDAELKIYLDCSVESRAMRRFKQNEEQKITPNILEDIRQAIENRDKSDMQRSEGPLIKTDDAILIDNSDLTINEAVELILKEVSKKIN, encoded by the coding sequence ATGAAAAAAATAAATATTGCTGTTGATGGTCCAGCTGGAAGTGGTAAATCAGCTACAATGAAAATAGTTGCTGAAAAATTGAATTATCATTTTTTTGATACAGGTTTGATGTATCGTGCCTATACTTGATTTTGTAACCAGAAAAAGCTTGATTTTAATAACGATAAATTATTAGTTAATTCTCTAAAAGATTTTGATTTTAAAATCAATCAAGATCAAGTTTTAGTAAATGGTGTTGATGTTAGCAAAGAACTTTCATCAAATGATATAATTAAAAATATTAATAAGATTACTGTAAATCCTGAAATAAGACGTTGAATGGTTCAAGAACAACGCAATTTATCTCAAGGAAAAGGTTTTGTTGTTGTTGGTCGAGATATTGGCTCTGTTGTTTTAAAGGATGCAGAGCTAAAGATTTACTTAGATTGCTCAGTGGAATCTAGAGCTATGCGTCGTTTTAAACAAAACGAAGAACAAAAAATTACTCCTAATATTTTAGAGGATATCAGACAAGCGATTGAAAATCGTGATAAAAGCGATATGCAAAGAAGTGAAGGACCGTTAATTAAGACAGATGATGCAATTTTAATAGATAATAGTGATTTAACAATTAATGAAGCGGTAGAATTAATCCTAAAAGAAGTTAGTAAAAAAATAAATTAG
- the der gene encoding ribosome biogenesis GTPase Der, whose protein sequence is MKKKGLVAIVGRPNVGKSTLFNRIIREKKAIVEDVPGVTRDRMYGTAEWLTLPFIVIDTGGITLQDAPFAKEIKMQAEIAIDEADVIIFVINYREGITAEDEVVAKILYKSKKPVILVVNKYDKKETDEEAFQFMTLGFGEPTLVSSTHGIGVGDLLDKVVESMPKQPENLENEATNIAIIGKPNVGKSSLVNAIIGEERMIVSEISGTTTDAVDSKITVNSKKYVLIDTAGIRKRGRIYENLEKYSYLRSLTSINKADIVLLVIDASIPISDQDTNIGGLAFEEHKPIILVGNKWDIIPNKNTNSMIKKEEEFKAYFKYLQYAHMVFISAKENLRINKIFAAVEHVNENLKKRIKTSVLNEVLNKAQLLNPAPNHNGGRLKIYYGSQVEAYLPTFVMFVNNPAYVHFSYKRFLENQIRQQFDFDGVPMNLIFRERK, encoded by the coding sequence ATGAAAAAGAAGGGTCTTGTTGCAATTGTTGGTCGACCTAATGTTGGTAAATCAACTCTCTTTAACCGAATTATTCGCGAAAAAAAAGCGATTGTTGAAGATGTTCCCGGTGTTACTCGTGATCGTATGTATGGAACAGCAGAATGACTTACTTTACCTTTTATAGTTATTGATACTGGAGGTATTACCCTTCAAGATGCTCCTTTTGCCAAGGAAATTAAAATGCAAGCTGAAATTGCTATTGATGAAGCAGATGTTATTATTTTTGTTATCAATTATCGTGAAGGAATTACTGCAGAAGATGAAGTAGTTGCTAAAATTCTTTATAAATCTAAGAAGCCGGTTATCTTAGTTGTTAACAAATATGATAAAAAAGAGACTGATGAAGAAGCGTTTCAATTTATGACTTTAGGTTTTGGGGAGCCAACTTTGGTATCTTCAACCCACGGAATTGGGGTCGGGGATTTACTTGATAAAGTTGTAGAATCAATGCCAAAGCAACCCGAAAACCTTGAAAATGAAGCGACTAATATTGCGATTATTGGTAAGCCAAACGTTGGTAAGTCATCTTTAGTCAATGCTATAATTGGGGAAGAAAGAATGATTGTTAGTGAAATTTCTGGAACCACAACCGATGCAGTTGATAGTAAAATTACTGTCAATTCAAAAAAATATGTTTTAATCGACACGGCTGGTATTAGAAAACGCGGAAGAATTTATGAGAACTTGGAAAAGTACAGTTATTTAAGATCGCTTACAAGTATTAATAAAGCTGATATTGTTTTGTTGGTAATTGACGCTTCAATTCCAATTTCAGATCAAGACACCAATATTGGTGGTCTGGCCTTTGAGGAACATAAACCAATTATTTTGGTTGGTAACAAATGAGATATTATACCTAATAAAAATACTAACTCAATGATCAAAAAAGAAGAGGAATTTAAAGCCTACTTTAAATACCTGCAATATGCTCATATGGTTTTTATTTCTGCTAAGGAGAATTTGCGAATAAACAAGATTTTTGCAGCAGTTGAACATGTAAATGAAAACTTAAAAAAACGTATAAAAACAAGTGTTTTAAATGAAGTTTTAAACAAGGCGCAACTTCTAAATCCAGCTCCCAACCACAATGGTGGGCGTTTAAAAATTTATTATGGATCGCAAGTAGAAGCTTACCTGCCTACCTTTGTTATGTTTGTTAACAATCCTGCTTATGTGCACTTTTCTTACAAGCGTTTCTTAGAAAATCAAATCCGTCAACAATTTGACTTTGATGGGGTACCAATGAATCTAATTTTTAGAGAGAGAAAGTAG
- the pdhA gene encoding pyruvate dehydrogenase (acetyl-transferring) E1 component subunit alpha, with amino-acid sequence MKFFEKYDSSKNQRVEILDLEGKIINESLRPKELTDEKVLEAYKIMNLSRNQDNYQNKMQRLGKMLSFLSSTGQEATEVGYAMQLNKGQDWFVGAYRNNAAWLTSGIPMRNIMLYWSGNELGNVTPEGVNVLPVNIPIATQYSHASGIAFAEKYKKTKNVVLTTTGDGGSSEGEFYEAMNFAKLHEVPCVFMVENNKWAISTPRVKATKALNFAIKGVAVGIRNVIVDGNDIFAVYAVVQEAIALAREGKGPSLIEFDTYRLGAHSSSDDPKVYRPEAEFQEALTRDPLIRTKKYLMSKNLWDEDKQAKLDNEQEEFIKAEFKWVVENNKVDLIDIFQYNYEKMPPLLEEQYQEAKEHFEKHGYERGGH; translated from the coding sequence ATGAAATTTTTTGAAAAATATGATTCAAGTAAAAACCAGCGTGTCGAAATTCTTGACTTAGAAGGAAAAATAATTAACGAAAGCCTTCGACCAAAAGAACTTACCGATGAAAAGGTTTTAGAAGCTTATAAAATAATGAATTTATCTCGTAATCAAGATAATTATCAAAATAAAATGCAAAGACTAGGAAAGATGTTATCATTTTTAAGTTCTACAGGGCAAGAAGCAACTGAGGTTGGTTATGCCATGCAATTAAATAAAGGTCAAGACTGATTTGTTGGAGCTTATAGAAATAACGCCGCTTGATTAACAAGTGGAATTCCGATGAGAAATATTATGCTATACTGATCGGGAAATGAACTAGGAAACGTTACCCCAGAAGGAGTTAATGTTCTTCCTGTTAATATTCCAATTGCAACACAATATTCACATGCATCAGGAATTGCTTTTGCAGAAAAATATAAAAAAACCAAAAACGTTGTTTTAACCACAACTGGGGATGGAGGAAGTAGTGAGGGTGAATTTTACGAAGCTATGAACTTTGCAAAACTTCACGAAGTTCCTTGTGTATTCATGGTTGAAAATAACAAATGAGCGATTTCAACTCCAAGGGTAAAAGCAACCAAAGCGCTTAACTTTGCAATAAAAGGGGTAGCTGTTGGAATTAGAAATGTTATTGTTGATGGAAATGATATTTTTGCAGTTTATGCTGTAGTTCAAGAAGCCATTGCATTAGCAAGAGAAGGGAAAGGACCAAGTTTAATTGAGTTTGATACTTACCGACTAGGAGCTCACTCTTCATCTGATGATCCAAAAGTATATCGTCCAGAAGCAGAGTTCCAAGAAGCTTTAACAAGAGACCCTTTAATTAGAACCAAAAAATACTTAATGAGTAAAAATCTTTGAGATGAAGATAAACAAGCTAAATTAGATAATGAACAAGAAGAATTTATCAAAGCAGAGTTTAAATGAGTTGTGGAAAACAATAAAGTTGACTTAATTGATATTTTCCAATACAACTATGAAAAAATGCCACCGCTACTTGAAGAACAATATCAAGAAGCTAAAGAGCACTTTGAAAAACACGGTTATGAAAGAGGTGGACACTAA
- a CDS encoding lipoate--protein ligase has translation MHFLNNKSVDPYYNLAVEATLLERDTSEIIFILWQNDNTIVVGRNQNTYQEINQLNCFNDKVNIIRRISGGGAVYHDLGNLNFSFIINVNDDSPTTYEKILEPVISVLNKLGVAAVFSGKNDIVVEGKKISGNAQHRLKNRLLHHGTLMFDMNLELIGKYLNVDELKVKAKKIQSVPARVANIKDFLPFDISLTEFKEMLIEEISKTATEIKFSEAELNHINDLRDNKFLTDKWNFEEPEEFDYSKKFHFESKGLVEANLNIKDGKITRIKFYGDFLGSFGTKIIEDLLTNIDYKIETIRGLLTEELVDEVFGRNFTTNEIIELLFN, from the coding sequence ATGCATTTTTTAAACAATAAATCAGTAGATCCCTATTATAATTTAGCTGTTGAGGCCACCTTGTTGGAACGCGATACTTCAGAAATCATTTTTATTTTATGACAAAATGACAATACAATTGTAGTTGGTAGAAATCAAAATACTTATCAAGAAATAAATCAATTGAATTGCTTTAATGATAAAGTAAATATAATTCGTCGGATTTCTGGGGGTGGTGCTGTTTATCATGACTTGGGAAATTTAAATTTCTCTTTTATTATCAATGTCAATGATGATAGCCCGACCACTTATGAAAAGATTTTAGAACCAGTAATTTCGGTTTTAAATAAGCTTGGAGTAGCTGCTGTTTTCTCGGGAAAAAACGATATTGTCGTTGAAGGTAAGAAAATTTCAGGAAATGCCCAGCATCGGCTTAAAAACCGTCTTCTACATCACGGAACTTTAATGTTTGATATGAATTTAGAATTAATTGGTAAGTACTTAAATGTTGATGAACTTAAAGTCAAAGCTAAGAAAATCCAATCAGTACCAGCACGAGTGGCTAATATAAAAGATTTTCTACCATTTGATATTAGTTTGACAGAATTCAAAGAAATGTTAATTGAAGAAATTTCTAAGACTGCAACAGAAATTAAATTTAGTGAAGCTGAACTAAATCATATAAATGATTTAAGAGACAATAAGTTTTTAACTGATAAATGAAATTTTGAAGAGCCCGAAGAGTTTGATTATAGTAAAAAATTTCATTTTGAAAGCAAAGGACTGGTAGAAGCCAATTTAAATATTAAAGATGGTAAAATCACTCGAATAAAGTTTTATGGTGATTTCTTAGGAAGTTTTGGAACCAAAATAATTGAGGATTTATTAACGAATATTGACTATAAAATTGAGACAATTAGAGGACTTTTAACCGAAGAACTTGTTGATGAGGTTTTTGGAAGGAATTTCACTACTAATGAAATCATCGAACTTTTGTTTAACTAA
- a CDS encoding dihydrolipoamide acetyltransferase family protein gives MFKVKFADIGEGLTEGTVFKVNFKVGDKVAEGDELFTVETDKVTAEIPAPVDGIIAAMNIKEGQVIKVGEVVVEINDGKDGPKEDKPAEKTAKVEEGASVVGAVPISNDLIKPRTLEKSETQTTSKDFRSTPLARKIASSNGVDLSKISGTGPYNRILVEDVLKAQSGSTVSKTEPQTAAPLAQSSFQATPPVFTGVASEEVIRKPLTGMRKAIAKAMMNSHTNIPAVTLTKTVDISKIVEMRNDLKNSKIGDTFKVTYLPIVVKAVTTVLQQLENINVSLDGDDLLIKKFYNIGIAVDTSRGLVVPVVKAADLKTIWQISNEIRELANKAKNNSLTGNDMKGATFTVSNFGSAGVEFATPIINYPEAAILGVGTIVEQLGMNANKELVTKNMLPLSLTVDHRIIDGADGGRFLTQMAELLENPLALFIN, from the coding sequence ATGTTTAAAGTAAAGTTTGCCGATATCGGCGAGGGATTAACTGAAGGAACAGTATTTAAAGTTAATTTCAAAGTTGGAGATAAGGTGGCAGAGGGAGATGAATTATTCACAGTAGAAACCGATAAAGTTACTGCTGAAATCCCTGCCCCAGTTGATGGTATTATTGCTGCCATGAACATTAAAGAAGGACAAGTAATTAAAGTAGGAGAAGTTGTTGTAGAAATAAATGATGGAAAAGATGGTCCAAAAGAGGATAAACCTGCTGAAAAAACTGCTAAAGTTGAAGAAGGCGCTTCTGTTGTTGGAGCTGTTCCGATCTCGAATGATTTAATTAAGCCCAGAACTTTAGAGAAGTCAGAAACTCAAACTACAAGCAAAGATTTTCGTTCAACTCCGCTGGCAAGAAAAATTGCTAGCAGTAATGGGGTTGATTTAAGTAAGATAAGCGGAACAGGACCATATAATAGAATTTTAGTTGAAGATGTTTTAAAAGCCCAATCTGGATCAACTGTAAGTAAAACAGAGCCTCAAACAGCAGCGCCTTTAGCTCAGTCTAGTTTTCAAGCAACACCTCCAGTATTTACTGGGGTGGCTTCAGAAGAGGTAATCCGTAAACCATTAACAGGGATGCGTAAAGCTATTGCTAAGGCGATGATGAATTCTCACACAAATATTCCAGCAGTCACACTAACCAAAACTGTTGATATTTCAAAAATTGTTGAAATGAGAAATGACTTAAAAAATTCTAAAATTGGAGATACCTTCAAAGTAACCTACTTACCAATTGTGGTTAAGGCAGTTACAACTGTATTACAGCAATTAGAAAATATTAATGTAAGTCTTGATGGTGATGATTTGTTAATTAAAAAATTCTACAATATTGGAATTGCTGTTGATACTAGTCGTGGTTTAGTAGTTCCTGTTGTTAAAGCAGCTGATTTAAAAACAATTTGACAAATTTCAAATGAGATCAGAGAACTTGCTAATAAAGCTAAAAATAACAGTTTAACAGGAAATGATATGAAGGGAGCAACCTTTACGGTTTCAAACTTTGGATCAGCTGGAGTTGAATTTGCTACCCCAATTATTAATTACCCAGAAGCTGCTATTTTGGGGGTTGGAACAATTGTTGAACAATTGGGAATGAATGCTAATAAAGAATTAGTAACAAAAAATATGTTACCTTTATCTTTAACAGTAGACCACAGAATAATTGATGGAGCTGATGGAGGAAGATTCTTAACTCAAATGGCTGAACTATTGGAAAACCCATTAGCGTTATTTATTAACTAG